CCACCGCGCGACGAAGGACGTCCGCCACGTCGAGTGGGTGCGCTGGGTCGTCGATCCGTTCGGCGAAATCGAGCGCGCCGCGGGCACGGGCTGCTGATAAAAAGAGCCATGGCACTGACGTGCGACTTCCTCGTGATCGGCAGCGGGATCGCCGGACTGTCCTTCGCGCTGGAGGCGGCGAAGCACGGCGACGTCGTCGTCGTCACGAAGCGCGCGAAGGACGAGTCGAACACGAAGTACGCCCAGGGTGGCATCGCGGCGGTGCTCGACGAAGGCGACTCCTTCGCCGCGCACGTGAAGGACACGCTCGTCGCGGGCGCGGGCCTGAACCACGTCCGCGCGGTCGAGATCACGGTCGAGGACGCGCCGGCGCGCATCGCGATGCTGCGCGAAGCGGGCGCCAAGTTCGACCTCACGCCGGCGGGCGCCCACGCCGACGAGTCGAGCCCGAGCCTCGCGCAGGGCTCGCAGGAGGGGACGAAGCAGGACCTCGATCTCCACCTCGAGGGAGGCCACAGCGCGCGGCGCATCGTGCACGCCGGCGACATGACCGGGCGCGAGGTCGAGCGCGCGCTGGTGGAGGCGGCGGGGAGGCACCCGAACATCCGCGTGCTCGAGGAGCACATGGCGGTCGACCTCATCACCCTCGCGAAATACGGCGGCCCCGAGGTGTGCGCCGGCGCGTACGTCCTCGACGTGAAGGCGGGGAAGGTCGAGACCGTGCTCGGCCGCGCGACGGTCCTCGCGAGCGGCGGGGCAGGGAAGGTCTACCTCTACACGACGAACCCCGACGTCGCGACGGGCGACGGCATCGCGATGGCCTACCGCGCCGGCGCCGAAGTCGCGAATATGGAGTTTTACCAGTTTCACCCGACTTGCCTCTTTCACCCGCAAGTCAGAGATTTTCTGATATCCGAGGCGCTCCGCGGCGAGGGCGCGATCCTGCGCCGGCTCGACGGCACGCCCTTCATGAAGGAGTACGACGAGCGCGCCGAGCTCGCCCCGCGCGACATCGTCGCCCGCGCGATCGACCACGAGATGAAGCGGAGCGGCGCGGAGCACGTCCTCCTCGACATCACCCACCGCGACGAGCAGTTCCTCCGCGACCATTTCCCCGGGATCCACGCCCAGTGCCTGAAGGTCGGGATCGACATCGCGAAGCAGCCGATCC
This Labilithrix sp. DNA region includes the following protein-coding sequences:
- the nadB gene encoding L-aspartate oxidase produces the protein MALTCDFLVIGSGIAGLSFALEAAKHGDVVVVTKRAKDESNTKYAQGGIAAVLDEGDSFAAHVKDTLVAGAGLNHVRAVEITVEDAPARIAMLREAGAKFDLTPAGAHADESSPSLAQGSQEGTKQDLDLHLEGGHSARRIVHAGDMTGREVERALVEAAGRHPNIRVLEEHMAVDLITLAKYGGPEVCAGAYVLDVKAGKVETVLGRATVLASGGAGKVYLYTTNPDVATGDGIAMAYRAGAEVANMEFYQFHPTCLFHPQVRDFLISEALRGEGAILRRLDGTPFMKEYDERAELAPRDIVARAIDHEMKRSGAEHVLLDITHRDEQFLRDHFPGIHAQCLKVGIDIAKQPIPVVPAAHYLCGGISTDLDGRTTIPGLWAIGECAHTGLHGANRLASNSLLEGMVFAHRAALALGKGIDRAKPWPQVPEWDPGEAVPSDEAVVVAQNWDELRRLMWNYVGIVRSDKRLRRAARRIALLQEEIAEYYWKYFVTRDLLELRNIATVAQLIVECAAARRESRGLHFTIDYRDTDTKMARDMVVKRGVPAHLGQKQA